The following coding sequences lie in one Aspergillus puulaauensis MK2 DNA, chromosome 3, nearly complete sequence genomic window:
- a CDS encoding alpha/beta hydrolase (COG:S;~EggNog:ENOG410Q2PM;~InterPro:IPR000073,IPR029058;~PFAM:PF12697;~TransMembrane:1 (o289-311i)): MPNPPTLVFIPGSWHKPTCYNKITTPLQDQHHLKCIAITLPSTTGTPAATFKDDIDAARAAISSETTQGRNVIVIAHSYGGMVGNSAIKGFTLPKDPSHADPNHGHVIGLILIASGFTFTGLAFMDPFFGHPPPFWRVNAATGFAEITADPRELFYHDLPIEEGQYWVSQLTTQSLKSLFEGGEYSYSGWLDVPVWYIGTSEDRGLPVVVQRMQMGMGRAMGADVVHRELGTSHSPFLSRPRETLGIVLEAVEAFCMRAGGVELVVGGRVGNGDAVMVVEASLWQPGTWFRYGIPLVLGNVIGKCVLLFTWGRRLWRSRS, encoded by the coding sequence ATGCCCAATCCACCAACCCTAGTATTCATCCCCGGCTCGTGGCACAAACCCACCTGCTACAACAAAATCACAACACCCCTGCAAGACCAGCACCACCTAAAATGCATCGCAATCACCCTCCCCTCAACAACAGGAACCCCGGCCGCAACATTCAAAGACGACATCGACGCCGCCCGCGCCGCCATCTCATCCGAAACAACCCAGGGCCGCAACGTCATCGTGATTGCCCATTCCTACGGAGGTATGGTCGGGAATAGCGCGATCAAGGGGTTCACTCTCCCAAAGGACCCAAGCCACGCAGACCCTAATCACGGACACGTCATCGGCCTTATTCTTATAGCGTCAGGGTTCACATTCACAGGGCTAGCCTTCATGGACCCCTTTTTCGGCCACCCGCCGCCCTTCTGGCGTGTAAATGCCGCGACGGGTTTCGCGGAGATCACAGCGGACCCGCGCGAGCTCTTCTACCATGACCTCCCAATTGAAGAGGGGCAGTACTGGGTCTCGCAGCTCACGACCCAGAGTCTGAAGTCTCTCTTCGAGGGCGGGGAGTACTCGTATTCGGGCTGGCTGGATGTGCCGGTTTGGTATATTGGGACGAGCGAGGATCGTGGCTTACCTGTTGTTGTGCAGCGGATgcagatggggatggggagggcgATGGGTGCGGATGTGGTGCATAGGGAGCTGGGGACGAGTCATTCGCCGTTTTTGAGTCGGCCGCGGGAAACGCTGGGGATTGTGttggaggctgttgaggcgttTTGTATGagggctggaggagttgagttggtggtgggtgggCGGGTTGGAAATGGTGATGCCGTCATGGTTGTAGAGGCCTCGCTCTGGCAGCCTGGGACGTGGTTTAGATATGGAATACCGCTGGTTCTGGGCAATGTAATAGGGAAATGTGTTCTCCTGTTTACCTGGGGAAGGAGATTATGGAGATCTAGGTCGTGA